In Episyrphus balteatus chromosome 4, idEpiBalt1.1, whole genome shotgun sequence, the sequence CTGTCAATTTGAGGTCAAACCGATATTTGTCTGAGTCAATCTGGTGTTCGTTTTCTTTAAAGCAGAAACTCACATTATCAAGCGAATTTTACACCTATAATGTTCCTTTGTGTAGCTCGGCTGCCTAACAGTGTCCTGGAATGTCTGTGATTTGGTACATCTCCTTCAGAGGTTTGACAGTCTTGGACTGTAACTGTAACGGATTTTGTAGAGACAGATGCATCCGTCCTGATTATCTATTAAAatctattgttttaaaattttaaacaatatttttagttatttctttcaaattaaatttaaattatatttcttcACCGAACCTAGTGATTCGGAGTTGATATTCGGGTTAGTAGATGAAGGTATTAcaatttgttagtttttttttaattggacaAAGTGTTTGGGAACTATAATTACAATATTTTTACACAGCATTTAGATACAATATTTTAagatcatttttctttttttgttggtttaagtttttgtataagTGTCTCTATAATATTCGCGTCAACTAGACCAATAAACTTGTCCACGACTACTCCGTTACGAAAAGCCAACACCGCAGGAACAGCCTTTACCTCAAAAGTTTCAACCAGATCCGTGTTTGATTCTACATCTATTACTGCCAGATCGATTTCATCGGAATTTTCAAGGAGCTCTGTCATTTTTGGAGTGAGTATCTTACAAGGGTCACACCATTCCGCATGAAAATTAACTATAACTGGGTTGTCACTGTTTATTACCTACAGCACAAAAAATATGTTAAGAGCAAACtttatatttgttatttaatGTAATTATGTTTCACCTTACGATCAAAATCATAATGATCTTTTATTACAAATGATTTGTAATAGTTCagggtttttgagaaaaaccgcCTCGAATAATAAGATTGGGTGGTCAATATTCTAGTCCATTGGTTCATCATTTTGATTTAATTCAAGTGTACCTTGACAGCTTATCTAAAATGATTTATTCgaattatataaaaaacatatttgattttctactttcttttgcatttgtttaaaacttgaGTAAAGATTATTCaactttttaacaaaataaaaaattataaaatgttagttttgatagtttttcaagaagaaatagatattgttttgttttattcttcaaaattaaatcttttccTAGAAAGGGATTTGGCAACAAAAGATAAGTATTTTTCATTAAAGAATCTTGAAATGAaagcataatttatttttggtatcaGTACTATCAGTGTGCAATCCAAACTTggaatatattaaattaataaagctTAAACAGAACTGATAGGAACGGAACTCACAAGCTAGAGCcacaaaattatcaaatttactttaaaataaaaatatttcctacTTCTAAAATTGATGTTTACTTAAATTTCCTACTCATTTCAAAGATCCATGATAATAAACACATTTTGACATATTGAAACTGTGTAATTTCAAAACATAGGAGAACCGAAATCTCTGACGTCACCGAATTTCCAAAAAGTGGAAAAATCATTACTTTATACCAAAGTAAGCTTGAGCACATAGCTgtagcataaacaaaaaataccaagactggaaatttTCGTACGTCTTAccccccgaaacccttttgtgtacagtgctgtctgtgaatatatgtgaaagccaccacgttggtaaatgacgttaacacgcacacatttatagattcacgacattcaccacacatttgacacgaacacaacgataggttcacgacattcaccacacctcgcagcttgtaggcaaacgtcagttgaccgccgagtttccagtcttggtattttttgtttatgagctGTAGCTCAAATGAGGTAAATGAGATAGCCATAATGCGCATAtgaacccttcaagcaaacaagtccggcctcggtccgaatccgctccgcctgaggcggagctgagtccgacttcggatcagaaactggtccgaaggcggctcaaattagtatggaaattataatcaccgcgaagtcgattgcatatgtattggtgtggtgaaaatctccattccgagaaaacggagccgaaaaCGGACCCGAGGCGGAGTAGCGAAAACCTACCTgaaagaggaacaaaaaagtaatgacgtttcgcatttgcgaccaaaaaaagaacaagatttattttttctttcactgaaattgttttatttatttaactttcacaAACACAAATGTTTACAATTATTTACTGGAGAAACAGCATACAGGCCAGCGGCAGGAACaattgattttccaaaattttatttgttgaatgtTGTTCGTGGTTGGTGGTGGCGTCAGACTGCAGTAGAAGATGACTTCCtacgaaaaacataaaaaagattaattattGATTAGAAATTTgctaagctacatttcagcaatGCATACctgttttttattccaaataatattaataatattgttattattatttttgacgaGTCACGAGCACGACACCCGATCAACttcaacaaataacaaataaataacaaaatggcgcttTGTCATTTTCTTGCCTTTGTCTTTCTTTCGTCAGTTCtccttttcgcatttttcaccacgcttctccttcgacttttgtgttcatacacaaaaagttgcaagtgtgtgagtgcaaacCCTTTTTTCGCGTTCTGGGGGCGGAgtgtctttgttgaactcagttttcttgcttgaagggaacgACTCGTTACCCTTCAAGAAAACGAgtccgaatcggctccgaagTGAGTCCGAGCTCGGCCTCACTGATATTGTTTTATATTAATTGCaaaaactttttgtcaaaataaatcACAAAGCTTTTGCAATTATTTTCTATTGATACAGGCCAGCGGCAGGAGTGATTGATGTAATTCTACAAATTTTGGCAATTAAGAATTATAAAATGTTTCCACCTACACCTAAATCTACTTTTTCGAGATTTAGATCTAAATCTACTTCTAAATCCCGAGATTtaccatacaaatttaaatctcctgaaaagtagatttaaaaaaaatctcctcTAAATCTACTTGGCTGAATGATTCCATGCTCTAATTGACACTTGGCATCACGGCACCTGGTGGATAGCGACGAAAACCCGAAAGTTATATAGATTATTTTCCGATTTGCCGCTCAATGTaatttccataagaaaaaaataaaaaagacctcgaaagacatttattttacgaattaattttatatgaacgagtagcaattttatgattgtaaaatgacaataataggtgtgttttttattaccaccgggcttaactggttaaaaaaaacgcctcggggcttagcgagaaaaattggcagcactgcatactaaatgttccgaaatcagctgacataaaaaaatataaagttgtcatatttttcgcttttggggtttcttgtgtgtttttgaaaaaaaaaagttcaattaactattaaataaatatttaaaataataattgtccttccaaacatcagttttgatgtttttaaacaaattctaaacaatttccGAACAagttggtagcacagatttaaatctgttgaaaaagttaagcccagagaattctccgggcttaacagctaagcccaaggggctaaagtgttgttgcatttaacatgtaaactccttagccccgactgcgttttttttgtccagttaagaccgatggtaataaaaaacacacctaatatgtgtttatatctaaatcaggtttaaaatatatcaaaaagtataataatacctgtgtaatttgtatttaaaaagtgcAAGCGAATCGCCTGAAAACAAcgaaaaatactataaaaaatatagacattattaaattattcttttatttgttttgctttttcacaaataatagtaggtaagcattttttttttattttcaacaattttgaaagaaaattaaaccaaaatagtttctatattttttgtagtatttgttgttgttttcctgcGATTTGCTTCCCTTTTTGGAGACAAATTAAATaggaattattattctttttgatatattttaaacctgatttagatataaacacatattattatcattttacagtcataaaattgatactcgtttatataaaattaattagtaaaataaatgtctttcgaggtcttttttgtttttttcttatggaaactacattgaactgcaaatcgaaaaaaaatctatatcattTTCGGGTTGTCGCTACAAGTGGTAGATGGCGTGGAAAGCTATTTCCCAAGTCACAATAATGAAAGGAACATGCCTAATTTTGTGAATGCACTcattgtcaaatgtcattttttttttgacaagcaaaattgaattaaaatttagaaaacatAACCGCTCAACCCATAGAATCtgttgcgtccgttgcgtcgaagttttcaactgtcATCTCGATAAAATATACACGTTCTTAtaggaagcgacccataagcgacggaccggacggagacggacggattcgacggaagaaagGCCccaaagggcccaacccatagaatccgttgcgtccgttccgtcgaagttttcaactgacagctcgataaattacacacgttcttatgggaagcgacccataagcgacggatcggacggagacggacggaaggccccaacccatagaatccgttgcgtccgttccgtcaatccatccgttgaagttgaaggatgggacagaaaggggtgacccatagaatacgtcgtatgacggattgctttttaacagctcacttcaaattccaaggtgtgttcgatattttatcgctgaatgtgcactaaggaagttctgaagcaagaaatttttaacttttattgttgttcttttttttgataaaataaaatgctcgactagatttcatgtaggtacttgctcttcagttaaaaacaatttttataacaaattatgagttgtaggtatgactttggcacAGTCAAATTGAACTCTACGACAGAAattgagtatttaattgatataatttatgagatatatcattaaatgttacttttactacattttcttcacaaataaacaattaaagttcacaattcataaaatcggagaagaaaagaacacagttcttagttttgaaattccccggcgtgcactcagaaacagaaaatcgaactggtctatttttgacaaccaatgtcaaaggatacgacggatgaaaaagtagaaagtgcACATGGGGTGTGAATGCAACCCCATTTTTCTCGCTCGGAGGTcagagtgtcttttctgaactccgttttcttgcttaaAGGACTTTGCACATGAGCTACGAACTACGAACTGCGAACGGTGGATGGTCCCATATTTTGACATATCTTTCACATGAGTTAATATTTCAATTCGCAGACAGCGACGAATTACCCTTTTTCCATGTTCTCCGCAGCCATGACcagaatagaaaacaaaaacaagagtaATTTTGAGGTTAAGTCGCGCGCGAACAATTTATTCGTTGTAGTGTGGATGGTATGTGGAACGCGAATAGAGTTTGACAATTCGTAGCAACCAAACTGCAATTCGTAACTaccaaattgtttttacaaatttttcttattttagcaaacaaaatgcaaattttagtaTTCTAACATTAGTATCAATTGGTTtcttataatttgaataattttttgtttgaaattgagTCGTAGAAATGTGTTAAATCTCGTTTGTTCGTCCATTCGttcattcgttggtcgctctcATGTGCAAAGTCCTTAAAGggctttgacattggttgtcaacaatagatcagttcgattttctgtttctgagtgcacaccgggcaatttcagaactaagaactgagttcttttcttctccgattttatgaattgtgaactttaattgtatatttgtaaagaaaatgtaataaaagtaacatttaatgatatatctaataaattatatcaattaaatactcaaattctgttgtagagttcaattttactatgccaaagtcatacctaaaactcataatttgttataaaaaattgtttttaactgaagagcaagtacctacaggaaatctagtcgtgcattttattttattaaaaaaaaagaacaacaataatagttaaaaatttcttgcataagaacttccttagtgcacattcggcgataaaatatcaaacacaccttggaatttgaagtgagctgtcaaaaagcaatccgtcatacgacgtaagggcccaacccatagaatccgttgcgtccgttccgtcgaagttttcaactgacagctcgataaaatacacacgttcttatgggaagcgacccataagcgacggatcggacggagacggacggattcgacggaagaagttgcccaactttctacattttcatccgtcgtatgctttgacattggttgtcaacaatagatctgttcaattttctgttttagagtgcacaccggggaatttcagaactaagaactgtgttctctTCTTCTCCgctttatgaattgtgaactttaattgtttatttgtgaagaaaatgtaataaaagtaacatttaatgatatatctaataaattatatcaattaaatactaaaattctgttgtagagttcaattttatcatgccaaagtcatatctacaaatgataatctgttattaaaaattgtttttaactgaagagcaagtacctacatgaaatctagtcacgcattttatttcattaaaaaaaagaacaacaataatagttaaaaatttcttgcatcagaacttcctagtgcacattcagcgataaaatatcgaacacacctcggaatttgaagtgagctgtcaaaaagcaatccgtcgtacgacgtattctatgggtcacccctttctgtcccaaacttcaacttcaacggatggattgacggaacggacgcaacggattctatgggttggggcctatAGCCGGACGGAAAGATTGTTAATAAATGTAGGTAAATactcatacaaatttaatttataaattataaaattgaaataataatttaaaaattgcagATGCTGACCAAGAAACAAAACAGAAAGTCGTGGCGGCAAGAAGAAGAGGAACTCTTGGTGGAGATGTGGGTCGACAAAATTAGCCAGCTCCGTGGGCAGAAAAATTTCACAACAACATTGCTTTGTAGGATTAACAAATGTGATCTGAAAACAATAATTacgtattcatttttaaataaaaataactaaaagttttaaaaagtaatgggaaaagttttatttttaaatgaattcctTTTAAGATTTGTAAAATGTCATACACCAACGTCAAAATAAATCTTGGAAATGTGAAAATAAATCTGATTTGGCCAGTGAAAAAACTTCGAgattctaaatctactt encodes:
- the LOC129920168 gene encoding thioredoxin, mitochondrial; the protein is MMNQWTRILTTQSYYSRRFFSKTLNYYKSFVIKDHYDFDRKVINSDNPVIVNFHAEWCDPCKILTPKMTELLENSDEIDLAVIDVESNTDLVETFEVKAVPAVLAFRNGVVVDKFIGLVDANIIETLIQKLKPTKKEK